ACTTTGATTATATCTTAAAAAGATATGTTCCGTGTTATACCGAAAGCTTTTTACTAGATATTTATTTATTTGAAAAGATATACGTAGAAATAGAAAGACGTATTGAAAACCACAATTTCTTGTTTTATAAAGATGAATCTTTAGTACAACTACAAGACGCACTCTCTAGTGCAACAACTTCTTTAAGTGCACTTACTCAGAGCAATAATGATAGGGGAAGTGGCATTTTATCTTCTTTTTTGAGAAAACAAAATTCAAACAATCATAGTAAAGATATTTCTAATTTAAGAAACCTTAATGACTCATTATCACAGGAGCTTGCTAGGCTAAAAAGCAATCTAAATAATGAGGGAATGTTTTATACGGCCACCCCTAGTGCTAGTTTAGAGGTTATTAAATACGATCTTAGCTACTTAAAGGAGGCTTTAGCATTAATTAAGGCAAAAATTGGTGCAGATACTAAAGAGCCCTTAACCAGAAGTTTTAATGAGCAGGCTAAAGGACTAGGAAATGATGGTAAAGGTGATAGGAGTAATTATTACGATTTTCTCAAAGGTGTACAAGAACAAGTTGAGAACTCTTGTAATTTAAAACTTACAAAGTATTTTGGGCTTGATATGAAGTTTAATTCTCTGATTATGTTAAGTGAAGAACAAAAAGTGGAAAGAGATATAAAGCTAATTGAGCTTTACAGTAAATATAACCAGCTTATACAAAGTAGCTCATTTAATAATGAGGAGCTAGCGATGTTAAAAGAGAAATTATTCTCATTTTGAGAAAAGGAGTTAAAAGATGACTGAGAAAGAAGAAAAAGAAGACCTGCAGGCACAAGATAAAGAAGAGCAGCAAATTAAGGCTGATACTAAAGTTATCAGTGTGCAGGAATTTGAAGAGTACATGCGTTTTAAAGAGCAGGCAAATAGTAAATCCAAAGAGACAAGTCGAGATTTAAGTATAAATGAACGAATAACAAAAGAACTTGCAGAAGTTGAAGAGCGGGAGCGTATTGAAAAGCAATTGTTACTAGAGGCTGAGCGAATTAATGAAATTGATACACTTGCAAAAGCACATCTTAGCAATCATTTTAACAAAGAGGTGCTACTTGCAAAAGGATATACATTAAAAGACATTATGCAAGCACAACGTAGAGAACTTGTACGCAAGTTCGTTCCAATTGAGCAAATTAAAGCTATTGCCAAAGTATCAGACATAAGTCATATCGATGGAGAGATATTAGAGCAACTTGTTTCTTTAGCAAAAGTGAATATTAAATTAAGAAAAAATGCGAGTAGCAGTTCTTCTTCTGTTGACTCTATTAAGGGGAATATTGCTATTAAATCAGAAGAAAGAGCAAGTTTGCTTGATTCTAATTTTGTACCTATTAATTTCACAGAATTTGTACAAGCGATAAGTAATACATACAAGCAAAGACGAATTCAATTTTATGAAAATCTAAAAAGACATAAAAGAACAAGTATTGCCTAAAGGAGTTTTTAAATGAGTGATATAACAAAAATTAAACAAGAATTTGATAAGAAAGTTGCAGAAATTCAAGCATTAATGAAAAATCCCCAACAAGACTCAGGATTGCTTAGCAATTCTATTGATTTTAGAGACCAAAATCTAATTTTTTCCAATTCTGGTGGGGTTTGCACTAGCAGTAAAGACAAAATAGAGAATTACCCTGCTAAAGGGTATCCGTATAAACGGGGTGTTAAGCTTAGTTTTGGAGATGGAACAACCGAACTAGAAGTTGAGGCTGGTGGTGGAGACGATTTATATGGAGTGTGTTCCGATATAGATGAGTTTAGCGGTATGGCAACTGTTATACCAATTACAAATAACTTTACTGGGTATTTAACGCTAAAGAAAGATGGACAAAATGGTGTAAATCCAGGAGATAAATTAAATTTTAACCAACATGGGGAACTTGAAAAGGTCACTGGGGCTCAAAAATCTGTTAATGCAATAGCACTTTCAAAGGCACACAAATTAACTGAAGATTTATTTATAGTGCTTGCTAGTGTATTTGGGAATAGAGCAATAAAAGGGTAATAAATTATGGCTTTAAAAGGCAACATGCAAGTAGAAAATCTTGAGGCTGTTGAGGACCCACAGGTAGATTTAGGGGCACAAGTTTCCGCTGCTCCTAGAGCTAAACGGCAAGCAAGACAAGCTGAGGACGTACAAGGGGAAGATCCCTATTTGGAGTCAATTAGCGAGCTTGATGATGTTCTTTTAAAATTTAAAAAATATTCAAAATCAATGAGTTCAATTGAAAATAAGGTTTTTAGCAGTTCAAGTGGCTGTTTTAAATCCAAGAATGAGCGAGTTGATGCATATTCATTTGCATGTTCAAGTTATACAGACAAAATAGAGGAATACCTTTACGATCCAGCGAATAGTTTTCCATACAAACGCGGCGTTAAACTTGTTCCAAAAGAGAACTCTATATATGTTGAAGTTGGAGCTGATACTGATATGTATGGGATATGTGTAGATGTATGTGAGTTTAGTTGTACTGCATATGTATTGCCAATTACTAACAATTTTGAAGGGTATCTTGTTACAAGGAATCCAAGTATAAAAATAGGAGAAATACTAGACATAAATAATAACGGTGTTATTATCAAGGCCGGAGGTGGGCCACCAACCGCAATTAACATATATGCTCTATCTGATTCATTTACAATCAATTTTGCACCCGAAGATGGAAATCAAGATCAAAATAGATATCCTAGGCAAGAGTATTCTATTAATTTGATAAAAGTTGCAATTTTTGGAAATAGAGGCCTTGAGAAAACAGTAAATCCTGATGGTGGTTAAACTTTGGGCGAATAAAAGGAGGTAAATAAATGGGAGATACAACGCAATTAGTAAAAGAGTATCAAGAGAAAAGAAGTAAACTGGAAAAGTTTATGAAAAATCCCCAACATGACGCTAGTTTGCTTAGCAATTCTAATGAATTTAGAGACAAAAATGTAGAATTTTTTGCTTCTGGAGGCACTAGAACTAGTAAGTTTGACAAATTGGAAAATCATCCATTTTTGGGGTATCCGTACAAGCGTGGAGTAAAAAGAGTTATTCAAGAGGCTCAAGATAATCAAAGTCACTATGAGCCACATGTTGAGGCTGGTGGAGGTGAAGACTTATATGGAATATGCATTGACATAGATGAGTTTAGTAAAACAGCTACTATTGTGCCAATTACCAATAATTTTGAGGGCTATTTAGTGGCAAAAGATTCTACGGTTAAAGTAAAAGATAAACTTATTTTTAATAAAGACGGTGCTCTTGAAAAGGTGACTGGAGCACCAAATAAAGCAACTATTAATGCAACAGCATTGACTGATGCAAAACAAATTAGCAATGAGGTTTATTTAGTAAAAGTAGCTGTATTTGGAAATAAAGCTATGAGTAGAAATTAATAATATTTGGGAGGATTTAATATGGAATTATTTGATGAAAATTATTATGCAAAAGCTGTGGCAAATATCATAGGAGAAGTTAAAGATCCTATTATGTATAAATGGTTTTCGCCCGATCAAATTGAAGATGTTGATCTACAAATGGGATATCAAAAAACCGTAAAATGGGACGCGTTTTTAAATGCTAATCCTACAACAATTGCCAATGAGGTTAATACTATCTCAACTATTGGATTTAGTTCTGAAGTGGTAAGACTTAATTATTTGAAATTACAGTATAAATTCAGACATTTAAAGCAGACTTCTGAGAAATTTTATACTTCAGATTCATATATTGGGGACATTAATAATAATTTACTTCCTTTTGCTCAAGCGTATAAGCTTGCAAGTAGTGAAATTATTAAACTTATTAATCACTTTGTATTAACCGGGACTGTTTCGATTCAAAAAGATGGGAAAAATCAAAAACGCCTGCTTCCAAATATGTATGGGCTGCTTAATATGCCCGAGCAGATAAAAGAAGAGGTTGCTAGTGGTGATAAAGATAAAATGGATAAAATCTTTGAAAAGATTGAGGCTGGACTTTCAAAGTTAGAACTGGGCGACGAATTTTCCACCCCGATGATGGTAATAGTTGACCCAGCAACGTCACTTAAACTAGTAAAACCATACGCAGCAGCACAGGGTGCAGCAAGTAGTTGTGAAAAATGGGAAGATGTTTTAATTCAAACTATTAAGGCTATTAATAATAGAGAAGATGTTTACATTGAAACTTCAAACTTGCTGAAACATAAAATACTCATTTATCCACTAAATTCTGAACTTATTAAATTTAAACCTAGCAAGTATATGCTACCTACACCGAATGAACAAGTTGATAAAGACTCAACCGATGTAGCTCATTCATACATTGATTTTGTTTTAGGCGGTCTACTTGCTACTAGAAAAACTATTTTGCAAGTTAACATAAAGCAAAGTTAAAAGTATAAGGTAAGTGAAAATGAGTGAACAAGAAAGCTTACAAGCACAAGTTGCAGGAGAAGAAGAACTTTTAGTAACAAAACTCCATTCAGAAGTGTTATTGCTATTAGGAATAGACAAATTTGCACTAAGCAGGCAAAATTTTCTACTTCATTTATCCTTACTTCAAGCTATTCTAGTAACACGCGGTATTGATGCCAGTTCACTGACGTATGAACAAATATTTTTACTTACTTTCTACCATATGGGCTGCCAATTAAGAAAACAGGGAGTTGTTCGAGAATTTGAATTTGATAGGATCAAAAAAGAGAAATTCAATGAACTTGAACTTGATTATTATCCTAGTAGCAGTGGAGGCGAAGAAGGCGGCGAGGGGAGTTGTGGCTCAAACAAGAATTTTTGTTCACAACTTGATGCATTTTTAGAAAAACTAAAAAGAGAAACTTCAACGCCATCTTGTGTGGGGGTTGTCTAATGAATGGTGTTAGGAAAAGACTTTCTGATATGTCATTTCGCATGATCAACGTATTTAAGGATCCTAAACCCTTAAAGTTTTATAAAGGTACTGTTGTAAAGCTTGAAAATGATTCTTCTTATCAGAGAGTATTTGATAAAACTAAGTACATTGAATTTGCAGGAGTTATTATTGACATAAAGCCACAAGAACTTGCAATTCTTTATGATTCTGATATGTCTGATATTCAAGGATATTCCAAACTTTACACATATCAAGACCTTAACTATGAACCAAAAGACCGAATATCAATTGCAGATTTAGTTTACTTTGAAATATTTAGTATTGACTCTTCAATAGGATATTTTACTTTGGTTTTAAAGGAATTTATATGGACAAACTAGAATTTAAAATGGAATTGGAAATTGGGTGGTTTGGTGGTCGTGCAGGTATTGCTAAAATGCATGAAAAAGGGAGTAGCAATTTACCAGCAAGAAAACATTTAACCAAAATTGCTAGTAGTTCTGAGTTTAGAGAATATATCAATAATAGCTATATAAATTCTAAGTTTAATCTTGACCCTAAATCGGGAATGGAGGCTATTGGACAAGCTTTTATAAGATACTATGAAAATTATCTACTATCAGCACAAGTCACTCCAGCCTTAAAGGCTAATACAATCAAAAGTAAGTTTAAAAGGGGTAGTAACACTGCAGCAATTCCACTTGTTGATACAGCCAAAATGTTATCAGAGATTACTTATAAGGTAACACTTGAATGATTTTCACTTTAGATATGGTATTAAATCATTTAACCCAAATATTTAAAGGGTTTAAGGCATATGCAACTGAAAATAATTTTGAGTGCGATATCATAAATACCTACAATCATCCATATCTTTCAAAAATCACAGCTGCTAGCTCAAATATAATAGCATTGAAATTTGATGGTACAGAAAATCTATTTGATCATAATTATAGAGCCGGTGTATTTTATGAAAATGCTTTGGAATTTAGTATAAATTTTCAAATATATATTATTGCAATAGTGTTAAACGCCAAAGACTTTGACGCTAATTCACGCATGTTAATGCTTTATAGTATGCTTAGTGACTTTCTACACAATAAAGCTCATAAGTATAATTTGCCCAGTCTACAACCCGACTATATTAATAAAATTAACTTCTACATTTACCCAACATCTAATATGCAAACAGTTGGACTGATTAATTTAGGCACAAAATATAGCAACCATGCATACAGTGCATCTATAGCATTTAATGCTAGTGTAAAAGCAATTGAAATTTTAAAGGAGGAATACGAAATTGCCGCAAGATACAATTAGTGTAAGTTTGCTTGACTCTAGAATTCAAGCTAGTAGGCCTAATTATTATAATCCACTTTTGGTTTACAAAACAGCTAAAATCAAAGTTAATAAAGATGCTGCTAGCTATAAAATATTGAATTTAACCGTTAATAATTATGAAAAACAAATTGAAACTTTAGAAAAAGAGAATGGAAATGGAGAAGATCAGTTTGGAAAAGAAAAAACACTGCTTAAAACTGCAATGTCAAATTTTTTCAATTCAAGCGAAGAATCGTTAAAATCAGCCGATCTTTTCATTTATAAGGATAAGCCTGAAGAGCTAAAAAATTATCTTAAAGTACATAGACACACTTTTGTTGTACTTATTAACACTGAGGGAGATGCGTCAGATGATGGACTTAAAATTTACAAAGATGACTATAATAAATTCAAAAAGCCTTCAACTTTTTTTGTATTCTCGACTAAAGAACAAGAAATAAAAGAACTATTTAAAGATAAAGGCAATACTGAAAAAGAAAGAAATATTGCTGTTTACAGCAACAATAAAGACAATTTACACCTTAAATTTATAAGTCAATATCTCCATCAAGCTAGTATTTTCCATGCTGTAAATCCTTATGGCATGCCGCTGGCTGCTACACCACTTGTTGATGATACTGTAATTGGAAAGTTGCGAACTGCAAAAATCAACTTTTATTCACTTCTTAATGAAACTGGGCTTGATGGTGTACCTGCCTTTAAAGAAGGTGTTGACCTAGCTGGAGGTGCAATAGACGAACAATTTACATACCACTATATAAAAAACGAAGCGATTATTGAGCTTATTAGAATTTGGAACAAAAACAATAGGCAAAATAGCAAATTATCTGCACTACAACTTAGTGGAGCTAGAGACAATGCATATACTTCAGCAATTGAATGTTTACTGAAAAGGTTTGTGGATAGAGGACTGATAATAGAGTATAAAAATTTAAGGCTTACTCTTTCTCCTACGCCACAACTTAAATTAGAACTTAGCGTGAATATTACTTATAACTTTAGCATTAATGCTGTTGCTTTAGTAATTACTACTCAAGATATAGTTGATTATCAAAACAGCTTAAGTGCTTAAAAGGGGGGCTAAAAATGCAATTTTATGATTTAAGAGAAGTTTATTTTTCAATTGGTGGTACGCAGTTACATAGTGGCAAGCTAGAGCTTACAAGCGAACCTACAACAAGAGCAGTGATTAGTAGTGAAGATAAAGGTATGCCTGTAATAAGCTTAAGAGATCCCAAAACAATAACTTATGTTTTCAACATTGAAGTGACACTAGGTAGTCATGACTACATTTTGTTAACTGAACTTTCTGATGAACAGTTTTACAACATGGATGTGAGAAAAGAGGATAAAATGCTTGATTTAGCATTCAATGATAGAATTGCTACCAAAATTATTTCTAACTATGCAATTTTTACTGAAGAGCCTTCAAGAAGTTATTCTGCTGAGGCCGAAAAAGTATCTTTTGAAATTAGGGCTATTAATTGCCAAAAATCTAAACCAAACAACTCTTAAAAGGAGATTCTTATTATGATAATGAGATATAAAATGAAAATTTTAACTAAAAATAAAACTTATGAATATCCGCTGAGAGTACTTCCCGTCTATGAATGGGATAAAGTGCTAGGATTTAATCAAAGTGACGCTGTTTTAAAGCTTAATGAGGTTAAATACTTAAGAGAAATCACAAGCTTAATGATAAGTCCAAAATTTTTAGACGAATTCTATGTGATTTTGGATCAAAATAGAGAATTTATTTCTTATTATAAGGACTATCTTGTTGCAATAATTTACACTGCACAATTTAATACTTTTCATTTAGACAATGATCTAAAAAAGCCCGCTTTAGTATATTTGAGTGAGTATGAAAATAATGTTGGTGATTTTGTTGCTTTTGACTATATTAATGAAAATTTTGATTATGAAAAAGTAGCCACTTCACTTTCATCAAGTACATCAAATTCCAATGAGCTGGTTGCTAAATGAACAAAAGAAATAGAGATATTGATAAAGCTATTGCAAGTCTTGATGAGACTAGAAAAAAATATTTTAACTTGCTTGACGAGATTAAGAACGATAAATACTATTTTCCAGTAATTATGAATATTTGCTCATACGACTCGGTTAAAAAATTGCCTTATGACGAGCTTTTAGAAGTCAATAGACTTGCTGAGATTAAATTAGAAAAAGAATTGTATGAATTAATTTTAAGCAAGTGAGGACTTAGTGAGCGACAAATTCACCATTAAATTTAAAGGTATTCTTGATCATGCTGCAACAAAAAAGGCCATTGAACAAGATATTTCTAAAATGGAAAAATATCTTAAACCTAAAAAATCTAGTTTGGGTAGCACTAAAGATATTGTAAAAAATAATTTGTCGGACAAGAAAAAAGAACTTAGTAGACAATCTAAATTTGAAAGCTTAAGAGAGCGTGTTGAGAAATATAGACTTACACAAACTAAAAAACTTATAAAACAGGGCATGGGGTTTGAGAAAGCTAGAAAAGAGGCTTTCAGAAGATCTTTAATGTCTGATAGAGACAAAAGGCGTCTTGAGTATAA
This window of the Borreliella burgdorferi B31 genome carries:
- a CDS encoding DUF1073 domain-containing protein; this translates as MCDLRKTKLIDKISSLELYKYSIFFRNYIENVAEDCLKNGLILESAAHNVSEVELARLKVQLKNALLNCIISYRFHGIGYVLVKTKDTLIDLEQPVNIELPIGFEYLDYEYVRDLGVDFDHITYKVKSNNKNNSLDAVKIHKSRLIIYENFDYILKRYVPCYTESFLLDIYLFEKIYVEIERRIENHNFLFYKDESLVQLQDALSSATTSLSALTQSNNDRGSGILSSFLRKQNSNNHSKDISNLRNLNDSLSQELARLKSNLNNEGMFYTATPSASLEVIKYDLSYLKEALALIKAKIGADTKEPLTRSFNEQAKGLGNDGKGDRSNYYDFLKGVQEQVENSCNLKLTKYFGLDMKFNSLIMLSEEQKVERDIKLIELYSKYNQLIQSSSFNNEELAMLKEKLFSF
- a CDS encoding DUF1357 domain-containing protein — encoded protein: MTEKEEKEDLQAQDKEEQQIKADTKVISVQEFEEYMRFKEQANSKSKETSRDLSINERITKELAEVEERERIEKQLLLEAERINEIDTLAKAHLSNHFNKEVLLAKGYTLKDIMQAQRRELVRKFVPIEQIKAIAKVSDISHIDGEILEQLVSLAKVNIKLRKNASSSSSSVDSIKGNIAIKSEERASLLDSNFVPINFTEFVQAISNTYKQRRIQFYENLKRHKRTSIA
- a CDS encoding DUF228 domain-containing protein; protein product: MSDITKIKQEFDKKVAEIQALMKNPQQDSGLLSNSIDFRDQNLIFSNSGGVCTSSKDKIENYPAKGYPYKRGVKLSFGDGTTELEVEAGGGDDLYGVCSDIDEFSGMATVIPITNNFTGYLTLKKDGQNGVNPGDKLNFNQHGELEKVTGAQKSVNAIALSKAHKLTEDLFIVLASVFGNRAIKG
- a CDS encoding DUF228 domain-containing protein, producing MALKGNMQVENLEAVEDPQVDLGAQVSAAPRAKRQARQAEDVQGEDPYLESISELDDVLLKFKKYSKSMSSIENKVFSSSSGCFKSKNERVDAYSFACSSYTDKIEEYLYDPANSFPYKRGVKLVPKENSIYVEVGADTDMYGICVDVCEFSCTAYVLPITNNFEGYLVTRNPSIKIGEILDINNNGVIIKAGGGPPTAINIYALSDSFTINFAPEDGNQDQNRYPRQEYSINLIKVAIFGNRGLEKTVNPDGG
- a CDS encoding DUF228 domain-containing protein, producing the protein MGDTTQLVKEYQEKRSKLEKFMKNPQHDASLLSNSNEFRDKNVEFFASGGTRTSKFDKLENHPFLGYPYKRGVKRVIQEAQDNQSHYEPHVEAGGGEDLYGICIDIDEFSKTATIVPITNNFEGYLVAKDSTVKVKDKLIFNKDGALEKVTGAPNKATINATALTDAKQISNEVYLVKVAVFGNKAMSRN
- a CDS encoding DUF3890 domain-containing protein gives rise to the protein MSEQESLQAQVAGEEELLVTKLHSEVLLLLGIDKFALSRQNFLLHLSLLQAILVTRGIDASSLTYEQIFLLTFYHMGCQLRKQGVVREFEFDRIKKEKFNELELDYYPSSSGGEEGGEGSCGSNKNFCSQLDAFLEKLKRETSTPSCVGVV
- a CDS encoding DUF1506 family protein, which encodes MNGVRKRLSDMSFRMINVFKDPKPLKFYKGTVVKLENDSSYQRVFDKTKYIEFAGVIIDIKPQELAILYDSDMSDIQGYSKLYTYQDLNYEPKDRISIADLVYFEIFSIDSSIGYFTLVLKEFIWTN
- a CDS encoding DUF764 family protein; protein product: MIFTLDMVLNHLTQIFKGFKAYATENNFECDIINTYNHPYLSKITAASSNIIALKFDGTENLFDHNYRAGVFYENALEFSINFQIYIIAIVLNAKDFDANSRMLMLYSMLSDFLHNKAHKYNLPSLQPDYINKINFYIYPTSNMQTVGLINLGTKYSNHAYSASIAFNASVKAIEILKEEYEIAARYN
- a CDS encoding DUF787 family protein produces the protein MPQDTISVSLLDSRIQASRPNYYNPLLVYKTAKIKVNKDAASYKILNLTVNNYEKQIETLEKENGNGEDQFGKEKTLLKTAMSNFFNSSEESLKSADLFIYKDKPEELKNYLKVHRHTFVVLINTEGDASDDGLKIYKDDYNKFKKPSTFFVFSTKEQEIKELFKDKGNTEKERNIAVYSNNKDNLHLKFISQYLHQASIFHAVNPYGMPLAATPLVDDTVIGKLRTAKINFYSLLNETGLDGVPAFKEGVDLAGGAIDEQFTYHYIKNEAIIELIRIWNKNNRQNSKLSALQLSGARDNAYTSAIECLLKRFVDRGLIIEYKNLRLTLSPTPQLKLELSVNITYNFSINAVALVITTQDIVDYQNSLSA
- a CDS encoding DUF1463 domain-containing protein; the encoded protein is MQFYDLREVYFSIGGTQLHSGKLELTSEPTTRAVISSEDKGMPVISLRDPKTITYVFNIEVTLGSHDYILLTELSDEQFYNMDVRKEDKMLDLAFNDRIATKIISNYAIFTEEPSRSYSAEAEKVSFEIRAINCQKSKPNNS
- a CDS encoding DUF1473 family protein — its product is MIMRYKMKILTKNKTYEYPLRVLPVYEWDKVLGFNQSDAVLKLNEVKYLREITSLMISPKFLDEFYVILDQNREFISYYKDYLVAIIYTAQFNTFHLDNDLKKPALVYLSEYENNVGDFVAFDYINENFDYEKVATSLSSSTSNSNELVAK
- a CDS encoding DUF1322 family protein; amino-acid sequence: MNKRNRDIDKAIASLDETRKKYFNLLDEIKNDKYYFPVIMNICSYDSVKKLPYDELLEVNRLAEIKLEKELYELILSK